The following is a genomic window from Bacillota bacterium.
GGTCACTGCTGGACAGTGTTCTGGGCGCCAGCGTCCAGGCCATGTATCGATGTCCGGTCTGTGGTAAACTAACCGAAAAGAGGCATCACCATGGCCAACCCACCGAACTGGCCAGGGGGCTCAATTGGTTTGAAAACGACGCCGTCAACTGGGTCTGTTCGCTGGCCGGCGGAGTGATCGCCATGGCGTTATATTTTTGGCTCTAAACTGTGAAAGGAGTTGCGTAATGCTGGAAAAGGTCCCGTATAACCGTTACTTACCGGAACTTACAACCCAACTGCCCCGGGGCGCATTTTTGACCACCAAATGGCAGAATGAGCTCAACACAATGACCATCGGCTGGGGTTCTGTCGGTGTAGTCTGGAGCCGGCCCGTTTTCACCGTGTTGGTGCGCTATTCCCGCCACACCTATTCACTCTTGGAAAAAGCGCAGGAGTTCACAGTCAGCGTCCCGCTCGCGGTGGACTTGCGCGATGCGTTGCAAATTTGTGGAACCCGCTCTGGAAGGGATATCGACAAATTTTCCGTCTGCAAACTCACAGCCAGGCCGGGGGTGACGGTTTCTACACCTGTGGTAGGCGAGTGCGAACTGCATTATGAGTGCAAGGTCATCTATCAGCAGGCCATGGAACCGGCTCTGGTGGCAGAAAAGATCGCCAACCGTTATTATCGGGAGCTGGATTATCACATCATCTATTACGGTGAAATCCAGGAATGTTATAAAACAACATAATAGTATAGAAAAACAGGGGCTGCCATCTGACAGCCCCTGTTTTTGTTCGGATCAGCGAGACTATGTAAAATTCGTTAAAATTCCGGGTCTTCTTGGGCTTTGATGTTCATCAAATCAATAACTTCACGTGGTTGCTGCGCTGCAAGCAACTGCTCCCGAAAATCATCTTCCATCAGCACCCCGGCTATTCTGGAGAGCATCACCAAGTGGTCTGTACTGGCGGCTGCTTCGGGCACTGCCAGCAGGAAAATCATCTCTACCGGTTGATCATCTAATGACTTCCATTCCACCGGCGCCGCCAATCTACCCACCGCAACAGCAGTTTCTTTAACGGCCTTGCTCTTGCCATGGGGAATGGCAAACCCCATACCAAAACCAGTGGTCTCTTCCTGTTCCCGCTTCAGCACATCCACCAGAAACAAATCGAGAGAACTGAGCAGGCCCTGTTCTTTCAATAACAGCGAAAGCTTTCTAATTGCCTCTGTACGTGTAAACGCTTTTAAGTTCAAGTCAATAAGGTTCTCATTGGTAATTTCGCGAATTGACAAAATCTATTCCCCCTCCTGCTCCCATTTTACTGCATTTGCCAATAAATTTACAGCCAATATAAGCAAAAAATCTAATCTTTGAAACCAATGGCACAAAGCAATCATAAACTGCACTATCAGATAACAGGAGGTGAGGGGAATGTTAAACAATGAAATCCTCTCGAAGCTTGCTAAGTGGACGGGGTTTGTCGGTATCATCACTCTAATCATGGGGGTGCTTCAGGTTATCACCATCGTCGGCATCATTCCAGGTGTGATTATGATTATCTTGGCAACCAAGTTACTTGCCGCAAAATCCGGTGCCCTGGCCCTTGCTGCAGACGGCGACAATTCACAAATGGAAAACATTTTCCGGAACTTGGCCGCATACTTTCATATCACCGGTATTTTGTTTATCATCAGTTTAATCATGATGCTGCTCTCGGTGCTTATAATTACTATTGTCGGCCTGATGGGCGTGCCTGAACTGCCCTGGCAAAATTATCTTCCCTATTGAGAGTCTCGGACTCTCTTTTTTTATTCATATTTTTTCTGGCCAAGTGAGGCAACTAGTACAAAAAAGCAAAAGGCACCAGCGCTGTCTTCTAACTTAGATATATGTCTTCAGGGCAACTCCCCTACCTCTGAGTCTATAATCCTTAACACAAGCGGGAATGAACACGGTGTCACCAGGCTCCAGGTCAAGGTAGATTTCCCCTGCGGCAATGTTCAGCAGTCCATCCAGCACCACCAGGGTCTCAAAACGGTTTTGTTCGCGGCTGAAATGTAATTTTTCAGCAACCACCAGTTTTTCTACGCTGAACCAGGGCGTAGCAATCAGGCGGTAAACACCATCTGTCACCGGCGCTGCAGGCAATATTTGCGGGGGGCCGGATTCTATATCTAATACTGACAGCGCTTTGTCCACATGCAGCTCCCGGGGATTGCCAGAACTGTCAGTCCGGTTCCAATCGTACACCCGATAAGTAACATCGGAACTTTGTTGAACTTCTGCCAAAACGATGCCGGCGCCAATGGCATGCACAGTTCCGGGGGGAATATAGAACGCGTCTCCCGGGTGGACAGGCACTTGGTTGAGGACGGACTCCAATTCTCCCCGCTCCAAAGCCGCGGAAAACGCCGCTTTATCCACTCCCGGCTTCACGCCCATGATTAGACGACTGCCCGGCTTAGCGCTCACGATATACCACATCTCCGCCTTACCCAGACTCTGCTCATGTTCCGCCGCAAACTGGTCATCGGGATGTACCTGGACAGAAAGATCCTCCCGGGCGCCAATGAGTTTTATCAACAGCGGAAACTTCTGCTGCAGTGGCCACCAATTGTCCCCCAACAGTTGCTGGGGATACTCTGCGACCAGTTGCGCCAGGGGCTGTCCAGCCATGCTGCCGTTTGCCACCGTTGACTGATTGCCGGGATACAAAGACAACTCCCAACTTTCACCGATGCCCTGCCCGCCTTTTCCGGGAAAGGTCTGCTCCAACCCGCCGCCCCAGGGACGTTCATTGTACACTGGTCTTAACTTCAACGGATAGAATTTCATTTGGTTACCAAATCTCCTGTCTGCAGACTTTTTACCAGTTTAACCACCTGAGGAAGCAGTAATTCATACAGCTTTTCTCCTTTGGTCCTGCTGGCCTGTCTTGCATCACCACTCATACCCTCAGGAAGCACCGCCGCTTCCATACCGGGATAGAACACTTGCGCCACGGTTCGGACATTGTTGACCGTGGCCTGCTCCATATCGACCAGGTTCTCATCAAGCGCCAAAACAAGAGAAGTCTCATCCTCGCCGCCGTGGCCTTGGGAACTACACACTCCGAGAATTTCCGGTTGGAAATCCTGCCACCAATTGATCAGCATCGCTGTCACACCCTGGTCGGCCAGACGTTCGCCAACTGTTGTCAATGCCGGGATGTTCCCACCATGGCCATTGAAAAACAACTGCTTGTCCAGCCCCCAGCGTTTAAGTTCGAGACCGATATGATACACATATTCGGCAAACACCTCGTTGGGGATGTTCAGGGTGCCGGCGAATGGCGCCAGTGACCAAGAGTGACCGTAGGTTATCTCCGGCGCAATCAGAACTTTTCCGCCCAGCTCAGCATCCAGCAACTCCATAAACCGGCGGGGTATCAACATATCTGTGCCGAGTGGACAGTGTTGTCCGTGGGCCTCAATCATGCCAATGGGTATAACCGCAGTGCTTATATCTTTCGTAGCAGCGGCAAAATCTGCCGAATTCATGTTTAATATATACATTATTTCTCCTCCTTTAGTTCGATATCTAAAAACACATGTGCTTCCCGGGCCACGCTCCCTCGTGGCTGCCAGGCAAGTGGCCGAGCAAACAGCGGTCCATCCACAACAGCCGTGTGAAACTCGCCCTGCTCACCGCAGGGATCGATACCGCAGGCAGTTAATTCCTCTATTGTTTGCCTGTCCAAAACCCGTCCCAAAAACCGTGTGTCCATCAACTCCCGATTGATAACAACAATCACCGCTTTAAATCCCGCATCGATGAACTGGTCAAGCACCTTGTCACGTCCTAGGCGCCACAAGGGCAAGAGCGCCTGAATCCCGGCCTGACGGCAGACCGATTCCTCCCACTCCCTGTGTCCGGCAATATCAATATCGCCAAACACCGCATGGGTAACACCGCATCCCGCCAGTTTCCGCAATTCATGGACAAAAACCTGCTCGTAATTATCCCAGGAAGCCGGGCACCACCGATGCTCAACATTGAGCAGGCGCGCCTGGGCCTGGAGAAAGGCCGGTTCCAGCCCATGGGACCGGGAACGGGAATTCTGCTCGTTTACCATCGTCAGCAAACATTTGGCGGTACCTCCGGCCTGGAGCGCTCGGTACAAAGCCAAACAAGAGTCCTTACCTCCACTCCAGGAACAGACAAGCTGCATCACTCCACCTCCAGTGTACGCAAGCGGTTTATAGCGGCAGCCAGTTCCAGGGGACGGGGCAAAGCCATATCGACGGGATGCTGTCCCGGAAACGGTGAGAGTGTATCCAACCCCTCCACATCCAAACGCTGAAACAGCTTCTCGCCCACAGATGAAAGCGGAGCCGATGTCCGCATTTCCCTGGCAATCAGGTGGAGCATCCGCGCCAAAGCCCGGGTCTGGCTTGGGTCTACCAGCTGTTCCACTGCACTTAGCTCAATAGTCTCCGTCCCCAAAAGGATGACATGCCTCCCCCTTGCGTCGGCCCGCTGACGTCTTCCTTTGCTGGCGTTAATTCCCCGCGGTGAGATTATCCGCCCAGAAATAGGTCCAAACTCTTTGCCTCCCTGATTACTCCTCCGGGCTGGTAAACTGGCAGCCACCTCACGGGCACGGGCAGTCACGTCCCGTGGTCGAAAAGCGTCCATCATGATGACCGTGTCAGCAATATCCAGATAATCACCGGCACCGCCAATGACCAGCACGCTGGAGACCCCATGCTGCCTGTATAACTGGTGCGCTTTATCAACAAACGGAGTAATCGGCTCCTTGTCGCGATGAATTAGGGCTTGCATCCGTGCGTCACGAATCATGAAATTAGTGGCGCTGGTATCCTCATCGATCAGCAGCAGTTTGCTGCCGACCTCCAGGGCCTCGATAATATTCGCTGCCTGGGATGTGCTGCCACTGGCATCTTCGGTGTAAAAGCCACGGGTAGATTTACCCCCAGGTAAATCAGAAATAAAGGGCGAAATATCGACCCGGGCAACCCGACGCCCGTCCTCAGCCCGAATCTTCACCGCTGTCGCATCATCGCGCCCATCCCCCAAAACATGATTATAGACGCCCCGCTCCAGTGCATGGAGCAGGGTGCTCTTGCCATGATAACCACCGCCAACTATCAAAGTTATGCCCTTCCTGATAGCTAGGCCGTTAATTTTTTCGCCTGTGGGCAGCGAGATTGTGGCAGTCAGTTCCGGCGGCGCCTCAAACGGGACAACACCCTTTCCCTGCACTGGCAAATCACTGACACCGCTTCTCCGGGGAAGGACAGAACCATTGGCAACGAAGGCAACCAAATCATTTGCAGCCAGATACTCCCGGATTGCCTGCTGGCGGTCGGCCAATTGGAGTTGGGCATGCAGGGCAGCAGGCGAAAACCCGTCGATTACTTTATTTAATACATCGGGCAGGCGCTGACAGAGCATGGTTTCGGCCTGACGCCCCAGAACTGTCCGCCCCCGGGCTGGTAATCCCGCAGAAAGCCGGATTTCCAATCCCCCAGTCCGGGCCCGCACGCAAGTGCGCTCTAGAACCGCTTGTCCGGGAGCATCAATGGTCAATTGGCCACTGTTACCGGTGCCACCGGCGGTCCCAAACTCCTTGAGGGCATCGGCCACTGACCGGGCAAAGAAATCTTCGCAGGCAATTCGACGCTGATATGTACTAATCCAGTCTTGTTTAACAGCGAACCGTTCCCTGGGGATGAAAACCCGCAACCGGGAAGGGTTTGCAAAGGGATCTGGCTGGACATAGTCAATAAATAGCTGCCAGCCGGGGTCCTGGTAATTCCCAGTAAGCTCCTGATACGCCTTATAGCCCCGACGATCAATTTTTTGCAATTTTTCCTTTAATAATTTCAGAACAACCACCCCATATCAATAAAAATCCATGGTAATAATTTTGTGTTGGCAACAACGACGAAACCTGTTAAGATTGTCTGCTGTAGTAATCATACCAAAAAACACATGAGAGGGTGAAGGATATGAAAGCTCTGCGTTGGATTTTTGTTGTCATCGCCGCGCTTGCGTTTTTAACCACGGGCTTTCAGTCCGTACACGCCGACGCGCTGCCGCAGGTAAAAGCAGAAGCTGCTATCTTGATTGATGCCGAATCAAAGATTGTTTTATATGAAAAAAATGCTGACAGAAGAATGTATCCTGCCAGCACTACCAAAATAATGACCGCACTGCTCGCCATTGAATATGGGGAGCTTGACGAAATCATCACCATCGGCGAAGAAGTCACCATGATTGGCTGGGATTCCAGTCGCGCCCATCTGCAACCGGGCGACCAGCTAAGCCTGGAAGACTTACTCTATGCAATGATGTTGCCTTCGGGCAACGACGCCGCTTACTCGATTGCAGTGCATATCGTCCGGAAGACTGCGAAGCAGCCGCAGATGCCTGCCGCCACTGCCCTGAACCAGTTCGCTGATTTGATGAACGAACGGGCTGAAATTCTAGGCGCTGCTAACACAAATTTTTCAAACCCTGACGGCTATCCCCATCCCAATCACTATACGACCGCATACGACCTGGCTTTAATTCAGGCAGAGGCGATGAAATACAGTGAATACAGCAAACTGGATTCTGTCAGCCAATATACTCCGGAAACCTGGAACAGCGATAACATGCGGACATGGAGAAATACAAACTTCATGTTGAATACCGGTTCTGGCTTCTATTATGACAACGCCATCGGCGGCAAAACCGGCTATACCGTTCCTGCCGGCTTCTGCATGGTTGCCACCGCCTCCGCTGACGAGATGGATTTGGTAGCCGTTGTCCTAAAAACCGATGCCGATGGTCGGTGGCAGGACAGCCGGAATTTATTGGAGCATGGTTTTTCCAACTTTCGCCATCACGTGCTGAGCAAGCAAGGGGAACGACTAGCCATGATCAATGCTACTGCCGGTGGCAGACGTGATCTCATCGGACTACGGCCCAAGGACACTATGGCAACTGAATTAGAACACGGAAACATTCCAGCAGTTGAAACAGAAATTCTACTGGATCCGGAACTAAAAGATCCTAAGAGCGACGTGCCAACCCTCATTGCGCCGATAGATGAAGGCCAAATCGTTGGTGAAGCCGTGTTCAGACTGAAAGGTGAAGAATTGGAGCGGGTTGAACTAATAGCCGACCAGAAATTCCCGGCCGCAAGCTGGTTGCAACGTATCTTCCCCTGGTTTCGGGTATAAAGGCACCTATGGTGCCTTTTTTTTTACATTAGTTGTAAGCAATTTTTTGTTGGCAGCACAGGGCTACTGCTGTACAATAGAGAAGAACATCCCTTGTATAAGGAGTTTAAGACGATGCAGAAAATCCACTTGTATTTACTCATAATCCTTTCAGCCATGTTCATTATTTATCCAGCTCAAACTAACGCTGCTCCCGAACTGGAAGCGGAAAGCGCCATCCTCGTCAATATGAACACAGGTGCAGTCCTTTTTGAGCAACGGGCAGATGAGATCATGTATCCCGCCAGCACAACCAAAATCATGACTGCCCTGTTGGCTGTCGAGTACGGCAAACCCGACGAGCTGGTTACTGTCGGCACTGAAGTGTTGACTATCCCTTTAAGTGCCAGTAAAGCTGGAATTCTGGTTGGCGACCAGATTACCATGGAAGAACTGCTTTATGGCCTGATGCTGCCCTCCGGAAACGATGTTGCTTACACCATTGCCATTCACTTAGCCCGTTCGCTTGGCGATCCAGAACTTAATCGCGCTGAAGCAATTGAGTTTTTCACCGAAATGATGACAGAGCGGGCCAGAGAACTGGGCGCTACCAATACCAATTTTGCCAATCCCGATGGATTTCACCACCCAGATCATTATTCTACCGCCCGCGACATGGCCCTTATAACCAAAGCCGCAATGGAGCACCCTCTGTTCCGGGATGTAGTTGGGACCGGTCACCATACGCCAGAAAATTGGACAGGCCCGGAGGTTCGCCCCTGGGGCAACGGCAATCAATTGATCCGCTCCCATTACACTAACTACTACGAAAAAGCAACCGGCGGTAAAACTGGCTATACACCACAGGCAGGATTCACTCTGGTTGCCACGGCCCAGCAGGATGCAATGGAACTGGTATCAGTTGTCTTAAATACCACCCGGGAGGGCCGCTGGTCCGATTCGGTGCGACTGTTGGAATATGGATTTGAAAACTACACTTACTTATCGCTGCTCTCAGATAACCAAATGGTCGCTCGCCTGCCGGTCACCAATCAGGCCCCCGGTGAACCGAATACAGTGGATATCATTGCTGCAGAAGGATTTGACACGGTGCTTCCGGTCCAAGACCAGGAAGTTAAAACCACACTCAATTACAATAGTGAATTTCTTGACGAAGATTCTGAGCGCTTAAAAGCTCCGCTCACCGCGGGCCAGATAATTGGCGAGCTAGTACTAAGCGTAAATGACCAGGAGCTGCATCGAACAAGTCTATTGGCGGAAAGAGAAATTGCAGCTTATCCCTGGTGGCGACGTTTGTTTTTTCCTGGCGCCGCAACATTTGTTGGCACCGGCCTGATCTTTATTCGGCGCCGAACCCGCCGGGCACGTCGCTCCCGCTATCGTTCCCGCTACTTGGTCCACAGATATTAAAAGGGGTCGCATATTGGTGCGAACCCCTTTTTTGATGATTATGTTTCCAGCGTCGCTTCCTGCATTTTGAGTCTGCGTTCACTCAGCCGCACCAAGAGAATTCCAAATTCAAACAACACCAACATCGGTAAAATCATTAGAATTTGGGAGACCACGTCTGGAGGTGTTATCAATGCCGCCAGAATCACAATAATAAGGATGGCGTATTTACGTCCTGACCGAAGAAATCGAGAGGAAACCAGGCCCAATGCCCCCAGCACCCAAAATACCAGTGGCAACTGAAACACCAAACCGAAGGCCAATAAAAACCCTGAAGTAAAAGAAACATAATCGCTAACGGTATACCAAGGCAATAATTGTTCGTGGGCAAAACTGGCAAAAAAATCAAGCGCTATTGGGAAGACCAAGAACCATGCAAAGGCAAGCCCCCCGATAAATAAAAAGAACATCATTATCGTCGCAACAATTAACACTAGTTTTTCCCTTTTTGAGAGGGCAGGCAGCAAAAAAGCCAGAACTTGATAGAAAATCATCGGTGTAGAAGCCATTATCCCTGCCAGCAGACCCAAGCGAATATGTGCAATAAACGCCTCTGAGGGGCGAATATAAATAAGCACATGCTCCATGGCTAACACGTCTAACAGCCGGGGAGCAAACACAAATCCGACGATAGAAGCAAGCACCACGAAAATTGCCACCCTGATAAGTCGGCGGCGCAATTCTGTAAAATGCTCCATAATAGTCAATGGCTGATTAGCGCCCATAACTCTCCCCCCCGACATACCGATCTATTCGGCTGCTAACTGTCGTCACCCTCAGTTGAAGCTTTTTCTCCCTTGGAAGCAAATTTAAACTCACCAATCGCTTTACCAAAGGCTTGTCCCACTCGGGGCAACTTAGAGGGGCCGATTATCAACAAAATCACTGCAAAAATAATAATTAGTTCCAATGGCCCTGGCCTACCGCCAAACATCTAATCACTCCTAATTATTGTTAATAATTTCACTTACCAATATTTTCATTATATCCCCTCATGTGCAAAAAAAGCAAGCCAAAACTGCAGATAAGTCAGAAAATGCTTGCTTAATTCAACCTGAGCTACAGGATGCCTCGAACATATTCAATTGTTTATAACCCCCGTAAGTCTGAACCAACAAACCTTGTTCCAGTTCTGCCTGCTCTACGGCCATGCCATCGGCCTGTATGTGCTTAACACTTATATCCAATCTAGAAAGCTCGATTGGAATTGCCAAAAACCGATGACAGCGCAGTGGATCCTGCTCAGTGCATAACAAACTGACCCTAAAGCCGGCAGCAATTGTTTTCTGTATGGTCTCCAGCCCTTGGGCTTTAATTTTATAATTGCTATCGCTGTCAACTTGGAAAACTTTCGCGCCTAACTCACGGCCAAGCCAGCGATAGCCGATGCCGGCTTCTGCGCATAGGCGTGTTAAGATTTCACGATTAAAATGACGGACATAGCCGCTGTATGGAAGAGAGCGAACATCCAGCAAATAGTTGACACCATGGGCGGCCAGCAAAGACTTAAACTTCTCAAAACTATGGTTGGAATGGCCGATTGTAAAGCATTGCATCTCCCCACCCCCGCAAACACTCGTTCGCCATAATTATACCGCACATACGTTCGGCAATCAACCCCGTTGGGTTCGCAACCGCAAGAGCAGCCGAATTACCAACCCGATAATTATGCCCAGTCCCACCAATATCGCCACGGTTTGAAACGGATTGTACCACCAACGCACCCGGAGCCACAGCTGCGGGAAAGCGAGCAAATCTCTCCAGGTCCACGCCTCTTCTTCGCCGACAGCCAGGGTATATCTGCCGCCTTCGGCTTCTGGATTATACACAAGCAGATAATAATCACCCGGACCCAACGTTATCCGCTGCTCCTGACGTATCCAATAGCGGGTCTGGGTAAAGGGCTCAAAAAAAGTCCGTTGAATCTGGGTCGGCAGAAAAACTTCAACCCCGTGACCTTGGAAGACTGCACCGGGAAAATCCGGTGGCGCCTCACCAAGTCCGGGGCCAACCAACGCAAATGCTGGCGCAAAACCTGTTTCTGGTTTTAATGTGGGTATTGTCATTTGTGCATAGAAATCTAATTGTTCTTCAGCAGTAAAGGTGTAATAGTCTACCGCACCTGGCGTCAATTCGGCATAAATTGCCCAGGAAATCAGAGGATCATTAATCGCTATCGCTTCGCTGGGACAAGAATTCTCAACTGCAAAAATTGGCCGATGAGCGACTGCCCTTCCCGGAACCAGCAAAATAATAAGCACGAGACACAAACTTACAATAAACCGTAGCATGCACATCACCCCGAGTAGTTTCCCCCTGGAAAAAGAATAATAACAAAAAAGGGCCTAAAAGGCCCGAAAAAGGATTATTGTTCCTCCAAAGTCCACTTCTTGTCGGTGGATTGTTTTATGTACATCCGCAGAATTTCTCCACATTCAAGACATAAATCGCAGTAAGTCCTGGCGACCGAGGTCAGGAAGGTTGCCTTGTACTGGGGGCCAATATAACCGGCGCCCGAGGTCTGCCCCATGATAATCCCCTGTTTAATATTCCCGCTGCCACACTGCTTGCACTCCATTGTCAACACCCCCTGAAAATGATATAACTTATGGCCTAATTCGCTACTAGCGCACAAAACCCCTTTATAGAAGCATTTAGGTGTTCAAGAACTAACAGAGACGCCCCAGATGGAGCGCCCCCGTTTCTATCATTGTATAGCTCAATCTGTGATGCTGACGATACCGGCGGTATAGTTTTCCAGGCTTAGCACCAAATGTCCCGGCACACCAGGATCGCCCCATTCAATCTTGTCTCCATCCACCCGTCCGGTCCAGGCAACAATAAGTTTTTTTGACAAACTGAGAGTGTCTAAGTTTGACCATAAATCAAGTTCTAATTCCGGCAGCAACAGTAATTCGATATTATCCAGGGCTACTACAGATTGGGCATGAGATTCTACTAAATCTTTGAGAATTTCCGGAACCTTTCCGGCACGTTCCTCCCGGGGAACGGGCATTAACTCCCGGGCCACTTCCTTGCCCACATTGATGATGCCAACACCGGGCAATTCTCGTAACTTTCGGCTTTTACCGCAGCCAGGCGGGCCGACCAGCAACACAAGATTGTGGTCAGCAAGTAAAGAGTCGGTGAGATTATCCTGCAACTTTTCCGGGTTCAAGCCACAACCACCTCCCTGATTTGTTACTATCACAATTCGCCTCCCGCACGCCTTTTTCCTGTTTACGTCAGAGATTTAGTGAAATAAATTTTTTACTGGTACTCATTCCACACCCCGGGAGCGGGGTCATTGGTCTCAACAGGAAGATGTTGTAAATCCCAGAAGAAGTAGCGGTTGCGGTCTGCCCCCACCACTTCCTCCCAATCTGCCCGCCGGTAAACAGCTTCATCGGTGGTCTTGTGCATGTACAGCACGTACACAACGGCCTGCTTATCCGCTTCATCCTTGCGCAGTACCCGGCCGATTGTCTGGATTCGCTGCCGAACCGAAGCGCTGGAGGCAACAACAATCCCCACATCTGCCTTGGGCACATTAAAACCTTCAATCAAAGTTCGAGCTGAGACAATTATCCGGGCCGCGCCGGTCCGAAACGCCTCGATATTCTGTCTACGTTCACCGGGCGCGAGTCCGCTATGCTCCAGCACTACCCGATAGCCGTCTGCCTGCATTTGACGATAGATTTCCTCAACTTCTTCAATTGTCTCATGAAACAAGATCACACGGGCCTCGGGATTGATGGTAAAGGTCGACTTGAGGATTTTTTGCACCGCCTGTTCCCGGGCCTCAGCCTTAAATAACAGATGCTTGCGGACTATACTCAGCCCCAAATAGCGTTGGGCAACAGCTCCAACTTCTGAATCCTCGCTGTTGGCCTGCCTTTGCACCCAGCCATGGAACTGTTTTTGCTCCCGCTTGCCAAACTGCTGCTTCAGTTTGCGACGCAGATCGTGAATTTGCCGGGTCAATTGCTGATATTCTTCGGCCTCTTCAACGCTGAGGGGAAGGGCGTAATGCCTGACTTCAAAATCCGGCAGCAAGCCGGCACGACTGGCTTCAGAATAATTCATCTTGTAGATTATCGGACCCAGTTCATGCCCCAGAACCGTTTGCGAGTAGTTCTCTTCACTCTCTGAACGCTCTGGGGTTGCCGAGAGGCCCAAACTGTATGCTCTGTGTGTCTTGAAAACACGCTGAAAACTTGGCGCCCCCGCCCGGTGACATTCATCCACAACCAGCAAAAGGTGTTCCCCGGTCCCGGCATCAACTAACTCAGGAAGCTTGGCTGCGGCGCTGTTGATTACGCATATTAAAACTTTAACCTCACCGTCAAAGCTGTTCGAGCGCCCTGCCCCCAGGATGCCAATCTCCCCCGGCGTTAAGTCCAGACGCTTCTTCAACTCCTTGCGCCATTGCCGGACCAAAACCTTGGTCGGCACCACCACGGCAACCCGAAGCTTAGGGTCAGTTTCCTGCAAACGGTCAATTATTGCCAGGGCACAAAGGGTTTTGCCCACACCGGTAACAACCTTAATAGTTCCCTGCTTCTGCGATAGCCACTTTTCTGTTGCCTCCGCCTGCCAGGGATAGAGCTCAACCCGCTTCAGTTCTCCCCATTTTCTCTGTCCTTCATCCTTCTGCACTGCATTACCTCCCGCAATCCTTGTCCTGCCACTAGTATTACCAAAAAAAGAGCGGAACCGCTTAATCAGTTCCACTCTTTAATATTAGCCGGACAATCGGGTTAACTGCCCGATATCATCGGGTTGAACATCGGCATCGGCAATGATATTTGCCTGCTCTGCTCCACACGTAATACAGCGGTGGACTATTTGCCAGCCTTTTTTTGGATTGTGGCGCACCGTAAGCGGCTGCATCAGCCCGCGGCACTGGTTTTTTCGGTCTCCCGGCAAGACGTCCACGTGTTTGGAATGCAAACAAAAGGGACAGTGATTGCGGTAGCTGCCATTGTTTAGGGGCAGAACTTCCGCACCACACCATTCACATATAAAGCCAGTATTTTCTTGAATTCTGCTCATACCCGTCCTCCTTGATTTTTAGTTAATCAAGGAGTTGGGTTCCGTTTACTCTTCCACAGGGTACCAGGCTTGGCAGACCAGGGACTAATTCACCGCCATTCCTCTTGAGACAGCGATTACTTCCAATTCCATCTTCATCGGGGCATATTCCATCCCCAAATCCGGACCACGACCGGTTT
Proteins encoded in this region:
- a CDS encoding D-alanyl-D-alanine carboxypeptidase, with product MKALRWIFVVIAALAFLTTGFQSVHADALPQVKAEAAILIDAESKIVLYEKNADRRMYPASTTKIMTALLAIEYGELDEIITIGEEVTMIGWDSSRAHLQPGDQLSLEDLLYAMMLPSGNDAAYSIAVHIVRKTAKQPQMPAATALNQFADLMNERAEILGAANTNFSNPDGYPHPNHYTTAYDLALIQAEAMKYSEYSKLDSVSQYTPETWNSDNMRTWRNTNFMLNTGSGFYYDNAIGGKTGYTVPAGFCMVATASADEMDLVAVVLKTDADGRWQDSRNLLEHGFSNFRHHVLSKQGERLAMINATAGGRRDLIGLRPKDTMATELEHGNIPAVETEILLDPELKDPKSDVPTLIAPIDEGQIVGEAVFRLKGEELERVELIADQKFPAASWLQRIFPWFRV
- a CDS encoding D-alanyl-D-alanine carboxypeptidase, with translation MQKIHLYLLIILSAMFIIYPAQTNAAPELEAESAILVNMNTGAVLFEQRADEIMYPASTTKIMTALLAVEYGKPDELVTVGTEVLTIPLSASKAGILVGDQITMEELLYGLMLPSGNDVAYTIAIHLARSLGDPELNRAEAIEFFTEMMTERARELGATNTNFANPDGFHHPDHYSTARDMALITKAAMEHPLFRDVVGTGHHTPENWTGPEVRPWGNGNQLIRSHYTNYYEKATGGKTGYTPQAGFTLVATAQQDAMELVSVVLNTTREGRWSDSVRLLEYGFENYTYLSLLSDNQMVARLPVTNQAPGEPNTVDIIAAEGFDTVLPVQDQEVKTTLNYNSEFLDEDSERLKAPLTAGQIIGELVLSVNDQELHRTSLLAEREIAAYPWWRRLFFPGAATFVGTGLIFIRRRTRRARRSRYRSRYLVHRY
- the tatC gene encoding twin-arginine translocase subunit TatC, with amino-acid sequence MSGGRVMGANQPLTIMEHFTELRRRLIRVAIFVVLASIVGFVFAPRLLDVLAMEHVLIYIRPSEAFIAHIRLGLLAGIMASTPMIFYQVLAFLLPALSKREKLVLIVATIMMFFLFIGGLAFAWFLVFPIALDFFASFAHEQLLPWYTVSDYVSFTSGFLLAFGLVFQLPLVFWVLGALGLVSSRFLRSGRKYAILIIVILAALITPPDVVSQILMILPMLVLFEFGILLVRLSERRLKMQEATLET
- a CDS encoding twin-arginine translocase TatA/TatE family subunit, which produces MFGGRPGPLELIIIFAVILLIIGPSKLPRVGQAFGKAIGEFKFASKGEKASTEGDDS
- a CDS encoding DUF488 domain-containing protein is translated as MQCFTIGHSNHSFEKFKSLLAAHGVNYLLDVRSLPYSGYVRHFNREILTRLCAEAGIGYRWLGRELGAKVFQVDSDSNYKIKAQGLETIQKTIAAGFRVSLLCTEQDPLRCHRFLAIPIELSRLDISVKHIQADGMAVEQAELEQGLLVQTYGGYKQLNMFEASCSSG
- the brxF gene encoding BREX-3 system P-loop-containing protein BrxF; translated protein: MSDVNRKKACGRRIVIVTNQGGGCGLNPEKLQDNLTDSLLADHNLVLLVGPPGCGKSRKLRELPGVGIINVGKEVARELMPVPREERAGKVPEILKDLVESHAQSVVALDNIELLLLPELELDLWSNLDTLSLSKKLIVAWTGRVDGDKIEWGDPGVPGHLVLSLENYTAGIVSITD